One Pieris napi chromosome 13, ilPieNapi1.2, whole genome shotgun sequence genomic window carries:
- the LOC125055292 gene encoding copper-transporting ATPase 1 isoform X3 — MTTDTTLTDATAEMTEKEKSGDSSEEPVSIRVPINGMTCQSCVRNIEGSVGELPGVRHVKVELSEKAGYFRYDPRECTASVIRSHIEDMGFEVPFEVDTEDETKNLLEREIPTDLLIDMSGAGSDESSLLLAVTGMTCQSCVNTIQGSLSEMPGILHNAVSLVENSASVRFSREAITPRQIADAVYSLGFDVDIISVDGKPFSESTQERAFGDGDLSPKVNGAPANGTVATATEEISRCTLEVRGMTCASCVAAIEKHCSKINGVHSVVIALLAAKAEVRFEPNVIPAASIAQSITELGFPAEVVGESGAPRDLTLLIKGMTCASCVSKIEKRLLKLDGVVSCVVALTTSKGKVKYDPEAIGARKICDAVNGLGFEASLVTSGIRNSGNYLEHKEEIRKWRTAFLISLIFGAPCMAAMVYFMWHMGEGHDARDMCCVLPGLSLENLIMWALATPVQFIGGWHFYKQAYKALRHGTSNMDVLISMTTTISYAYSLAVVIAAMVMRTDTSPLTFFDTPPMLLVFVSLGRWLEHIAKGKTSEALSKLLSLKATEAVLVTLDGEGREISEKSIPVELVERGDVLKVLPGAKIPVDGKVMSGQSTCDESLITGESMPVAKTKDSLVIGGSINQHGALLMRATHTGEASTLAQIVRLVEEAQSSKAPVQRLADTIAGYFVPIVVFLSLLTLVCWMITGALDIDKIKKITPEIYRTFSDWELIVQTSFHFALSVLAIACPCALGLATPTAVMVATGVGAKLGLLIKGAEPLENAHKVKTVIFDKTGTITRGSTTVARVSLLTGEANSLQDILACILTAELNSEHPVASAIVRWCTAVLGSSDRAQCSGFTAAPGCGLRAKLTLRTRDNFPRLDIGAERLQTREGSSFQLRGVPVDMIEGDGDSALSSAQAAHRLNAIIHNGNDQDAEQIVLIGNREWMHRNGVSVPRRVQRVLRDDEELGRTAVLVAINDQLVCTIGVADEVKPEAHLAVYCLKKMGLEVCLLTGDNRKTAVAIARQVGITKVYAEVLPSHKVAKIQKLQEKGQKVAMVGDGVNDSPALAQADVGIAIASGTDVAVEAADLVLMRNDLLDVVACLELSRTTVRRIRLNFVFASVYNLLGIPLASGAFALFGLQLQPWMASAAMAMSSVSVVCSSLMLKTFRKAKAEDLRTTEYLQSIHLERLDSVSVHRGLDDKIYPDSRASPLANKRRDSLKTALLKIISKKQAE, encoded by the exons ATGACAACCGACACTACACTTACTG ATGCAACAGCAGAAATgactgaaaaagaaaaatctgg GGACTCGAGCGAGGAGCCGGTCTCGATCCGTGTGCCGATCAATGGCATGACGTGTCAGTCGTGTGTCAGAAATATCGAAGGATCCGTCGGAGAGCTGCCCGGAGTGCGACACGTCAAA GTGGAGTTATCAGAAAAGGCCGGTTATTTCAGATATGACCCTCGCGAGTGCACGGCGAGTGTTATCCGGTCGCACATAGAAGATATGGGCTTCGAAGTGCCCTTCGAAGTGGACACGGAGGACGAGACCAA AAATCTCCTTGAACGCGAGATACCAACAGATTTATTAATCGACATGAGTGGCGCCGGCTCAGACGAGAGTTCCCTCTTGCTAGCCGTCACGGGAATGACGTGTCAGTCGTGCGTCAACACCATACAGG GTAGCCTATCGGAAATGCCGGGAATCCTCCACAACGCCGTGAGTTTGGTTGAGAATTCGGCCTCGGTTCGATTCTCGCGCGAAGCAATAACGCCAAGACAAATCGCAGACGCCGTCTATTCGCTCGGCTTCGACGTGGATATCATAAGCGTAGATGGAAAACCGTTCAGTG AAAGTACTCAGGAGCGAGCCTTCGGTGACGGTGACCTGTCTCCGAAGGTCAACGGAGCACCGGCCAAT GGGACGGTGGCCACAGCGACGGAGGAGATATCTCGTTGCACGCTGGAAGTCAGGGGCATGACGTGCGCCTCCTGCGTGGCCGCCATCGAGAAACATTGCTCCAAGATAAACG GCGTTCACTCCGTAGTGATAGCCCTCTTGGCCGCGAAGGCGGAGGTGAGGTTCGAACCGAACGTGATTCCGGCCGCGTCCATAGCGCAGTCCATCACGGAGCTGGGCTTCCCCGCCGAGGTGGTCGGCGAGAGCGGCGCGCCGAGGGATCTGACGCTGCTG ATAAAAGGGATGACGTGTGCCTCGTGCGTGAGCAAGATCGAGAAGCGGCTGCTCAAACTCGACGGAGTCGTGTCTTGCGTCGTCGCTCTCACCACCTCCAA AGGCAAAGTGAAGTACGACCCCGAAGCGATCGGCGCCCGCAAGATCTGCGACGCGGTCAACGGCCTCGGGTTCGAAGCCAGCCTCGTCACCTCCGGAATCAGGAATAGCGGGAACTACCTGGAACACAA AGAGGAAATAAGGAAATGGCGCACGGCCTTCCTGATCTCGCTGATATTCGGAGCGCCGTGCATGGCGGCCATGGTGTACTTCATGTGGCACATGGGCGAGGGCCACGACGCCCGGGACATGTGCTGCGTCCTTCCCGGCCTCAGCCTCGAAAACCTCATCATGTGGGCGCTGGCCACGCCCGTCCAG TTCATCGGCGGCTGGCACTTCTACAAGCAGGCTTACAAGGCCCTCAGACACGGCACCTCCAACATGGACGTCCTCATCTCCATGACCACTACCATCAG TTACGCGTACTCGTTGGCCGTGGTCATCGCGGCGATGGTCATGCGGACGGACACCAGTCCCTTGACTTTCTTCGACACTCCGCCCATGTTGCTGGTCTTCGTGTCCCTGGGACGGTGGCTGGAGCACATCGCGAAG GGCAAGACCTCCGAGGCGCTATCGAAGCTGCTGTCCCTGAAGGCGACGGAGGCGGTGCTCGTGACGCTGGACGGCGAGGGTCGAGAGATCTCGGAGAAGAGCATCCCCGTCGAGCTGGTGGAGAGAGGAGACGTGTTGAAG GTGCTCCCGGGCGCCAAGATCCCCGTGGACGGCAAAGTGATGTCGGGGCAGAGCACGTGCGACGAGTCCCTCATCACCGGGGAGTCCATGCCCGTCGCGAAGACCAAAG ATTCGCTAGTGATAGGCGGAAGCATCAACCAGCACGGAGCCCTCCTGATGCGCGCCACCCACACCGGGGAGGCGTCCACTCTCGCGCAGATCGTGCGTCTCGTGGAGGAGGCCCAGAGCAGCAAGGCGCCCGTGCAGAGGCTGGCCGACACCATCGCGGG ATACTTCGTGCCGATAGTGGTCTTCCTGTCCCTTCTCACCCTGGTCTGCTGGATGATCACGGGCGCGCTGGACATCGACAAGATCAAAAAGATCACCCCG GAAATTTACCGCACCTTCTCCGATTGGGAGCTGATAGTGCAGACCTCGTTCCACTTCGCTCTGTCCGTTCTGGCCATAGCGTGCCCGTGCGCGCTCGGCCTGGCCACGCCCACCGCCGTCATGGTCGCCACGGGCGTCGGGGCCAAGTTGGGCCTGCTCATAAAGGGGGCTGAACCCTTAGAGAACGCTCACAAA GTGAAAACGGTGATATTCGACAAGACGGGGACCATCACCCGCGGCAGTACCACCGTGGCGAGGGTTTCGCTGCTCACGGGCGAAGCCAACTCCCTTCAAGACATCCTCGCCTGTATTCTTACCGCGGAACTGAACTCCGAACACCCCGTGGCCTCCG CCATAGTCCGGTGGTGCACGGCGGTCCTCGGTTCGTCGGATCGAGCGCAATGCAGCGGCTTCACTGCGGCGCCGGGCTGCGGCCTCAGGGCCAAACTCACGCTGCGCACGCGCGACAATTTCCCACGACTCGATATCGGGGCTGAAAGATTGCAAACCAG AGAAGGCTCGTCGTTCCAACTTCGAGGTGTTCCCGTGGACATGATAGAGGGCGATGGCGATTCGGCCCTCAGTTCTGCGCAGGCGGCGCACCGGCTGAACGCTATCATCCACAATGGCAACGATCAG GACGCGGAACAAATAGTTCTGATCGGCAACCGAGAGTGGATGCATCGCAACGGAGTGTCCGTCCCGAGGAGAGTTCAGCGAGTGCTCAGGGACGACGAGGAGTTGGGACGCACCGCCGTCCTCGTCGCCATCAACG ACCAGCTGGTCTGCACGATCGGCGTGGCGGACGAAGTGAAACCGGAGGCCCATCTGGCGGTCTACTGCCTCAAGAAGATGGGTCTAGAGGTGTGCCTGCTCACCGGGGACAACAGGAAAACCGCCGTGGCCATCGCGAGACAG GTCGGAATAACGAAGGTGTACGCCGAAGTGTTGCCCTCGCACAAAGTGGCTAAGATCCAAAAACTGCAGGAAAAGGGCCAGAAGGTGGCCATG GTCGGAGACGGCGTGAACGATTCTCCCGCGCTGGCGCAAGCGGACGTGGGCATCGCCATCGCCTCGGGGACGGACGTCGCCGTCGAGGCCGCGGACCTCGTTCTCATGAGG AACGACCTGCTAGACGTGGTGGCGTGCCTCGAGCTGTCTCGGACGACCGTCCGCCGGATCCGGCTCAACTTCGTGTTCGCGTCCGTCTACAACTTGCTGGGAATACCTCTGGCCAGCGGCGCCTTCGCGCTCTTCGGCCTTCAGCTGCAG CCGTGGATGGCGTCGGCGGCGATGGCCATGAGCTCGGTGTCCGTCGTCTGCTCTAGCCTAATGCTCAAGAC TTTCAGAAAAGCCAAAGCGGAGGATCTCCGAACGACGGAGTATCTCCAGTCGATACATCTGGAGCGATTGGACTCCGTGTCCGTGCATCGCGGCCTGGACGACAAAATATACCCGGACAGCCGCGCCTCACCGCTCGCTAA CAAAAGGCGCGACTCGCTCAAAACGGCACTATTAAAG ATTATTTCAAAGAAACAAGCCGAGTGA
- the LOC125055292 gene encoding copper-transporting ATPase 1 isoform X2 — protein MLSKGFKYSRLDDDDVGDSSEEPVSIRVPINGMTCQSCVRNIEGSVGELPGVRHVKVELSEKAGYFRYDPRECTASVIRSHIEDMGFEVPFEVDTEDETKNLLEREIPTDLLIDMSGAGSDESSLLLAVTGMTCQSCVNTIQGSLSEMPGILHNAVSLVENSASVRFSREAITPRQIADAVYSLGFDVDIISVDGKPFSESTQERAFGDGDLSPKVNGAPANGTVATATEEISRCTLEVRGMTCASCVAAIEKHCSKINGVHSVVIALLAAKAEVRFEPNVIPAASIAQSITELGFPAEVVGESGAPRDLTLLIKGMTCASCVSKIEKRLLKLDGVVSCVVALTTSKGKVKYDPEAIGARKICDAVNGLGFEASLVTSGIRNSGNYLEHKEEIRKWRTAFLISLIFGAPCMAAMVYFMWHMGEGHDARDMCCVLPGLSLENLIMWALATPVQFIGGWHFYKQAYKALRHGTSNMDVLISMTTTISYAYSLAVVIAAMVMRTDTSPLTFFDTPPMLLVFVSLGRWLEHIAKGKTSEALSKLLSLKATEAVLVTLDGEGREISEKSIPVELVERGDVLKVLPGAKIPVDGKVMSGQSTCDESLITGESMPVAKTKDSLVIGGSINQHGALLMRATHTGEASTLAQIVRLVEEAQSSKAPVQRLADTIAGYFVPIVVFLSLLTLVCWMITGALDIDKIKKITPEIYRTFSDWELIVQTSFHFALSVLAIACPCALGLATPTAVMVATGVGAKLGLLIKGAEPLENAHKVKTVIFDKTGTITRGSTTVARVSLLTGEANSLQDILACILTAELNSEHPVASAIVRWCTAVLGSSDRAQCSGFTAAPGCGLRAKLTLRTRDNFPRLDIGAERLQTREGSSFQLRGVPVDMIEGDGDSALSSAQAAHRLNAIIHNGNDQDAEQIVLIGNREWMHRNGVSVPRRVQRVLRDDEELGRTAVLVAINDQLVCTIGVADEVKPEAHLAVYCLKKMGLEVCLLTGDNRKTAVAIARQVGITKVYAEVLPSHKVAKIQKLQEKGQKVAMVGDGVNDSPALAQADVGIAIASGTDVAVEAADLVLMRNDLLDVVACLELSRTTVRRIRLNFVFASVYNLLGIPLASGAFALFGLQLQPWMASAAMAMSSVSVVCSSLMLKTFRKAKAEDLRTTEYLQSIHLERLDSVSVHRGLDDKIYPDSRASPLAKLFQRNKPSEGCLLREEDDLMTVSFIPKRPTRDQPGVNG, from the exons ATGCTGTCCAAAGGCTTTAAATATTCGCGGTTGGACGATGACGATGTTGG GGACTCGAGCGAGGAGCCGGTCTCGATCCGTGTGCCGATCAATGGCATGACGTGTCAGTCGTGTGTCAGAAATATCGAAGGATCCGTCGGAGAGCTGCCCGGAGTGCGACACGTCAAA GTGGAGTTATCAGAAAAGGCCGGTTATTTCAGATATGACCCTCGCGAGTGCACGGCGAGTGTTATCCGGTCGCACATAGAAGATATGGGCTTCGAAGTGCCCTTCGAAGTGGACACGGAGGACGAGACCAA AAATCTCCTTGAACGCGAGATACCAACAGATTTATTAATCGACATGAGTGGCGCCGGCTCAGACGAGAGTTCCCTCTTGCTAGCCGTCACGGGAATGACGTGTCAGTCGTGCGTCAACACCATACAGG GTAGCCTATCGGAAATGCCGGGAATCCTCCACAACGCCGTGAGTTTGGTTGAGAATTCGGCCTCGGTTCGATTCTCGCGCGAAGCAATAACGCCAAGACAAATCGCAGACGCCGTCTATTCGCTCGGCTTCGACGTGGATATCATAAGCGTAGATGGAAAACCGTTCAGTG AAAGTACTCAGGAGCGAGCCTTCGGTGACGGTGACCTGTCTCCGAAGGTCAACGGAGCACCGGCCAAT GGGACGGTGGCCACAGCGACGGAGGAGATATCTCGTTGCACGCTGGAAGTCAGGGGCATGACGTGCGCCTCCTGCGTGGCCGCCATCGAGAAACATTGCTCCAAGATAAACG GCGTTCACTCCGTAGTGATAGCCCTCTTGGCCGCGAAGGCGGAGGTGAGGTTCGAACCGAACGTGATTCCGGCCGCGTCCATAGCGCAGTCCATCACGGAGCTGGGCTTCCCCGCCGAGGTGGTCGGCGAGAGCGGCGCGCCGAGGGATCTGACGCTGCTG ATAAAAGGGATGACGTGTGCCTCGTGCGTGAGCAAGATCGAGAAGCGGCTGCTCAAACTCGACGGAGTCGTGTCTTGCGTCGTCGCTCTCACCACCTCCAA AGGCAAAGTGAAGTACGACCCCGAAGCGATCGGCGCCCGCAAGATCTGCGACGCGGTCAACGGCCTCGGGTTCGAAGCCAGCCTCGTCACCTCCGGAATCAGGAATAGCGGGAACTACCTGGAACACAA AGAGGAAATAAGGAAATGGCGCACGGCCTTCCTGATCTCGCTGATATTCGGAGCGCCGTGCATGGCGGCCATGGTGTACTTCATGTGGCACATGGGCGAGGGCCACGACGCCCGGGACATGTGCTGCGTCCTTCCCGGCCTCAGCCTCGAAAACCTCATCATGTGGGCGCTGGCCACGCCCGTCCAG TTCATCGGCGGCTGGCACTTCTACAAGCAGGCTTACAAGGCCCTCAGACACGGCACCTCCAACATGGACGTCCTCATCTCCATGACCACTACCATCAG TTACGCGTACTCGTTGGCCGTGGTCATCGCGGCGATGGTCATGCGGACGGACACCAGTCCCTTGACTTTCTTCGACACTCCGCCCATGTTGCTGGTCTTCGTGTCCCTGGGACGGTGGCTGGAGCACATCGCGAAG GGCAAGACCTCCGAGGCGCTATCGAAGCTGCTGTCCCTGAAGGCGACGGAGGCGGTGCTCGTGACGCTGGACGGCGAGGGTCGAGAGATCTCGGAGAAGAGCATCCCCGTCGAGCTGGTGGAGAGAGGAGACGTGTTGAAG GTGCTCCCGGGCGCCAAGATCCCCGTGGACGGCAAAGTGATGTCGGGGCAGAGCACGTGCGACGAGTCCCTCATCACCGGGGAGTCCATGCCCGTCGCGAAGACCAAAG ATTCGCTAGTGATAGGCGGAAGCATCAACCAGCACGGAGCCCTCCTGATGCGCGCCACCCACACCGGGGAGGCGTCCACTCTCGCGCAGATCGTGCGTCTCGTGGAGGAGGCCCAGAGCAGCAAGGCGCCCGTGCAGAGGCTGGCCGACACCATCGCGGG ATACTTCGTGCCGATAGTGGTCTTCCTGTCCCTTCTCACCCTGGTCTGCTGGATGATCACGGGCGCGCTGGACATCGACAAGATCAAAAAGATCACCCCG GAAATTTACCGCACCTTCTCCGATTGGGAGCTGATAGTGCAGACCTCGTTCCACTTCGCTCTGTCCGTTCTGGCCATAGCGTGCCCGTGCGCGCTCGGCCTGGCCACGCCCACCGCCGTCATGGTCGCCACGGGCGTCGGGGCCAAGTTGGGCCTGCTCATAAAGGGGGCTGAACCCTTAGAGAACGCTCACAAA GTGAAAACGGTGATATTCGACAAGACGGGGACCATCACCCGCGGCAGTACCACCGTGGCGAGGGTTTCGCTGCTCACGGGCGAAGCCAACTCCCTTCAAGACATCCTCGCCTGTATTCTTACCGCGGAACTGAACTCCGAACACCCCGTGGCCTCCG CCATAGTCCGGTGGTGCACGGCGGTCCTCGGTTCGTCGGATCGAGCGCAATGCAGCGGCTTCACTGCGGCGCCGGGCTGCGGCCTCAGGGCCAAACTCACGCTGCGCACGCGCGACAATTTCCCACGACTCGATATCGGGGCTGAAAGATTGCAAACCAG AGAAGGCTCGTCGTTCCAACTTCGAGGTGTTCCCGTGGACATGATAGAGGGCGATGGCGATTCGGCCCTCAGTTCTGCGCAGGCGGCGCACCGGCTGAACGCTATCATCCACAATGGCAACGATCAG GACGCGGAACAAATAGTTCTGATCGGCAACCGAGAGTGGATGCATCGCAACGGAGTGTCCGTCCCGAGGAGAGTTCAGCGAGTGCTCAGGGACGACGAGGAGTTGGGACGCACCGCCGTCCTCGTCGCCATCAACG ACCAGCTGGTCTGCACGATCGGCGTGGCGGACGAAGTGAAACCGGAGGCCCATCTGGCGGTCTACTGCCTCAAGAAGATGGGTCTAGAGGTGTGCCTGCTCACCGGGGACAACAGGAAAACCGCCGTGGCCATCGCGAGACAG GTCGGAATAACGAAGGTGTACGCCGAAGTGTTGCCCTCGCACAAAGTGGCTAAGATCCAAAAACTGCAGGAAAAGGGCCAGAAGGTGGCCATG GTCGGAGACGGCGTGAACGATTCTCCCGCGCTGGCGCAAGCGGACGTGGGCATCGCCATCGCCTCGGGGACGGACGTCGCCGTCGAGGCCGCGGACCTCGTTCTCATGAGG AACGACCTGCTAGACGTGGTGGCGTGCCTCGAGCTGTCTCGGACGACCGTCCGCCGGATCCGGCTCAACTTCGTGTTCGCGTCCGTCTACAACTTGCTGGGAATACCTCTGGCCAGCGGCGCCTTCGCGCTCTTCGGCCTTCAGCTGCAG CCGTGGATGGCGTCGGCGGCGATGGCCATGAGCTCGGTGTCCGTCGTCTGCTCTAGCCTAATGCTCAAGAC TTTCAGAAAAGCCAAAGCGGAGGATCTCCGAACGACGGAGTATCTCCAGTCGATACATCTGGAGCGATTGGACTCCGTGTCCGTGCATCGCGGCCTGGACGACAAAATATACCCGGACAGCCGCGCCTCACCGCTCGCTAA ATTATTTCAAAGAAACAAGCCGAGTGAAGGTTGCCTCTTGCGAGAGGAGGACGACCTCATGACCGTCTCTTTCATACCCAAACGACCGACGCGAGATCAGCCCGGCGTCAACGGATAA
- the LOC125055292 gene encoding copper-transporting ATPase 1 isoform X1: MTTDTTLTDATAEMTEKEKSGDSSEEPVSIRVPINGMTCQSCVRNIEGSVGELPGVRHVKVELSEKAGYFRYDPRECTASVIRSHIEDMGFEVPFEVDTEDETKNLLEREIPTDLLIDMSGAGSDESSLLLAVTGMTCQSCVNTIQGSLSEMPGILHNAVSLVENSASVRFSREAITPRQIADAVYSLGFDVDIISVDGKPFSESTQERAFGDGDLSPKVNGAPANGTVATATEEISRCTLEVRGMTCASCVAAIEKHCSKINGVHSVVIALLAAKAEVRFEPNVIPAASIAQSITELGFPAEVVGESGAPRDLTLLIKGMTCASCVSKIEKRLLKLDGVVSCVVALTTSKGKVKYDPEAIGARKICDAVNGLGFEASLVTSGIRNSGNYLEHKEEIRKWRTAFLISLIFGAPCMAAMVYFMWHMGEGHDARDMCCVLPGLSLENLIMWALATPVQFIGGWHFYKQAYKALRHGTSNMDVLISMTTTISYAYSLAVVIAAMVMRTDTSPLTFFDTPPMLLVFVSLGRWLEHIAKGKTSEALSKLLSLKATEAVLVTLDGEGREISEKSIPVELVERGDVLKVLPGAKIPVDGKVMSGQSTCDESLITGESMPVAKTKDSLVIGGSINQHGALLMRATHTGEASTLAQIVRLVEEAQSSKAPVQRLADTIAGYFVPIVVFLSLLTLVCWMITGALDIDKIKKITPEIYRTFSDWELIVQTSFHFALSVLAIACPCALGLATPTAVMVATGVGAKLGLLIKGAEPLENAHKVKTVIFDKTGTITRGSTTVARVSLLTGEANSLQDILACILTAELNSEHPVASAIVRWCTAVLGSSDRAQCSGFTAAPGCGLRAKLTLRTRDNFPRLDIGAERLQTREGSSFQLRGVPVDMIEGDGDSALSSAQAAHRLNAIIHNGNDQDAEQIVLIGNREWMHRNGVSVPRRVQRVLRDDEELGRTAVLVAINDQLVCTIGVADEVKPEAHLAVYCLKKMGLEVCLLTGDNRKTAVAIARQVGITKVYAEVLPSHKVAKIQKLQEKGQKVAMVGDGVNDSPALAQADVGIAIASGTDVAVEAADLVLMRNDLLDVVACLELSRTTVRRIRLNFVFASVYNLLGIPLASGAFALFGLQLQPWMASAAMAMSSVSVVCSSLMLKTFRKAKAEDLRTTEYLQSIHLERLDSVSVHRGLDDKIYPDSRASPLAKLFQRNKPSEGCLLREEDDLMTVSFIPKRPTRDQPGVNG; the protein is encoded by the exons ATGACAACCGACACTACACTTACTG ATGCAACAGCAGAAATgactgaaaaagaaaaatctgg GGACTCGAGCGAGGAGCCGGTCTCGATCCGTGTGCCGATCAATGGCATGACGTGTCAGTCGTGTGTCAGAAATATCGAAGGATCCGTCGGAGAGCTGCCCGGAGTGCGACACGTCAAA GTGGAGTTATCAGAAAAGGCCGGTTATTTCAGATATGACCCTCGCGAGTGCACGGCGAGTGTTATCCGGTCGCACATAGAAGATATGGGCTTCGAAGTGCCCTTCGAAGTGGACACGGAGGACGAGACCAA AAATCTCCTTGAACGCGAGATACCAACAGATTTATTAATCGACATGAGTGGCGCCGGCTCAGACGAGAGTTCCCTCTTGCTAGCCGTCACGGGAATGACGTGTCAGTCGTGCGTCAACACCATACAGG GTAGCCTATCGGAAATGCCGGGAATCCTCCACAACGCCGTGAGTTTGGTTGAGAATTCGGCCTCGGTTCGATTCTCGCGCGAAGCAATAACGCCAAGACAAATCGCAGACGCCGTCTATTCGCTCGGCTTCGACGTGGATATCATAAGCGTAGATGGAAAACCGTTCAGTG AAAGTACTCAGGAGCGAGCCTTCGGTGACGGTGACCTGTCTCCGAAGGTCAACGGAGCACCGGCCAAT GGGACGGTGGCCACAGCGACGGAGGAGATATCTCGTTGCACGCTGGAAGTCAGGGGCATGACGTGCGCCTCCTGCGTGGCCGCCATCGAGAAACATTGCTCCAAGATAAACG GCGTTCACTCCGTAGTGATAGCCCTCTTGGCCGCGAAGGCGGAGGTGAGGTTCGAACCGAACGTGATTCCGGCCGCGTCCATAGCGCAGTCCATCACGGAGCTGGGCTTCCCCGCCGAGGTGGTCGGCGAGAGCGGCGCGCCGAGGGATCTGACGCTGCTG ATAAAAGGGATGACGTGTGCCTCGTGCGTGAGCAAGATCGAGAAGCGGCTGCTCAAACTCGACGGAGTCGTGTCTTGCGTCGTCGCTCTCACCACCTCCAA AGGCAAAGTGAAGTACGACCCCGAAGCGATCGGCGCCCGCAAGATCTGCGACGCGGTCAACGGCCTCGGGTTCGAAGCCAGCCTCGTCACCTCCGGAATCAGGAATAGCGGGAACTACCTGGAACACAA AGAGGAAATAAGGAAATGGCGCACGGCCTTCCTGATCTCGCTGATATTCGGAGCGCCGTGCATGGCGGCCATGGTGTACTTCATGTGGCACATGGGCGAGGGCCACGACGCCCGGGACATGTGCTGCGTCCTTCCCGGCCTCAGCCTCGAAAACCTCATCATGTGGGCGCTGGCCACGCCCGTCCAG TTCATCGGCGGCTGGCACTTCTACAAGCAGGCTTACAAGGCCCTCAGACACGGCACCTCCAACATGGACGTCCTCATCTCCATGACCACTACCATCAG TTACGCGTACTCGTTGGCCGTGGTCATCGCGGCGATGGTCATGCGGACGGACACCAGTCCCTTGACTTTCTTCGACACTCCGCCCATGTTGCTGGTCTTCGTGTCCCTGGGACGGTGGCTGGAGCACATCGCGAAG GGCAAGACCTCCGAGGCGCTATCGAAGCTGCTGTCCCTGAAGGCGACGGAGGCGGTGCTCGTGACGCTGGACGGCGAGGGTCGAGAGATCTCGGAGAAGAGCATCCCCGTCGAGCTGGTGGAGAGAGGAGACGTGTTGAAG GTGCTCCCGGGCGCCAAGATCCCCGTGGACGGCAAAGTGATGTCGGGGCAGAGCACGTGCGACGAGTCCCTCATCACCGGGGAGTCCATGCCCGTCGCGAAGACCAAAG ATTCGCTAGTGATAGGCGGAAGCATCAACCAGCACGGAGCCCTCCTGATGCGCGCCACCCACACCGGGGAGGCGTCCACTCTCGCGCAGATCGTGCGTCTCGTGGAGGAGGCCCAGAGCAGCAAGGCGCCCGTGCAGAGGCTGGCCGACACCATCGCGGG ATACTTCGTGCCGATAGTGGTCTTCCTGTCCCTTCTCACCCTGGTCTGCTGGATGATCACGGGCGCGCTGGACATCGACAAGATCAAAAAGATCACCCCG GAAATTTACCGCACCTTCTCCGATTGGGAGCTGATAGTGCAGACCTCGTTCCACTTCGCTCTGTCCGTTCTGGCCATAGCGTGCCCGTGCGCGCTCGGCCTGGCCACGCCCACCGCCGTCATGGTCGCCACGGGCGTCGGGGCCAAGTTGGGCCTGCTCATAAAGGGGGCTGAACCCTTAGAGAACGCTCACAAA GTGAAAACGGTGATATTCGACAAGACGGGGACCATCACCCGCGGCAGTACCACCGTGGCGAGGGTTTCGCTGCTCACGGGCGAAGCCAACTCCCTTCAAGACATCCTCGCCTGTATTCTTACCGCGGAACTGAACTCCGAACACCCCGTGGCCTCCG CCATAGTCCGGTGGTGCACGGCGGTCCTCGGTTCGTCGGATCGAGCGCAATGCAGCGGCTTCACTGCGGCGCCGGGCTGCGGCCTCAGGGCCAAACTCACGCTGCGCACGCGCGACAATTTCCCACGACTCGATATCGGGGCTGAAAGATTGCAAACCAG AGAAGGCTCGTCGTTCCAACTTCGAGGTGTTCCCGTGGACATGATAGAGGGCGATGGCGATTCGGCCCTCAGTTCTGCGCAGGCGGCGCACCGGCTGAACGCTATCATCCACAATGGCAACGATCAG GACGCGGAACAAATAGTTCTGATCGGCAACCGAGAGTGGATGCATCGCAACGGAGTGTCCGTCCCGAGGAGAGTTCAGCGAGTGCTCAGGGACGACGAGGAGTTGGGACGCACCGCCGTCCTCGTCGCCATCAACG ACCAGCTGGTCTGCACGATCGGCGTGGCGGACGAAGTGAAACCGGAGGCCCATCTGGCGGTCTACTGCCTCAAGAAGATGGGTCTAGAGGTGTGCCTGCTCACCGGGGACAACAGGAAAACCGCCGTGGCCATCGCGAGACAG GTCGGAATAACGAAGGTGTACGCCGAAGTGTTGCCCTCGCACAAAGTGGCTAAGATCCAAAAACTGCAGGAAAAGGGCCAGAAGGTGGCCATG GTCGGAGACGGCGTGAACGATTCTCCCGCGCTGGCGCAAGCGGACGTGGGCATCGCCATCGCCTCGGGGACGGACGTCGCCGTCGAGGCCGCGGACCTCGTTCTCATGAGG AACGACCTGCTAGACGTGGTGGCGTGCCTCGAGCTGTCTCGGACGACCGTCCGCCGGATCCGGCTCAACTTCGTGTTCGCGTCCGTCTACAACTTGCTGGGAATACCTCTGGCCAGCGGCGCCTTCGCGCTCTTCGGCCTTCAGCTGCAG CCGTGGATGGCGTCGGCGGCGATGGCCATGAGCTCGGTGTCCGTCGTCTGCTCTAGCCTAATGCTCAAGAC TTTCAGAAAAGCCAAAGCGGAGGATCTCCGAACGACGGAGTATCTCCAGTCGATACATCTGGAGCGATTGGACTCCGTGTCCGTGCATCGCGGCCTGGACGACAAAATATACCCGGACAGCCGCGCCTCACCGCTCGCTAA ATTATTTCAAAGAAACAAGCCGAGTGAAGGTTGCCTCTTGCGAGAGGAGGACGACCTCATGACCGTCTCTTTCATACCCAAACGACCGACGCGAGATCAGCCCGGCGTCAACGGATAA